The DNA window TACCGAcacaagtatttatttattcttatatatatccaaattaatgaCAACTCTTGACTTAGCAATTCAGATTCAGTTACTTTGaatttaagcattattattattattattatatattttgaaagtaTCTTGATTGAACATAAATGAACGTGGCTCCACTCCAAATTGTAAAAAGCAACCATAAATTGTCAattttaacttttctttttatatgaacaatttactaaattaatatttttaataaaaaaaatatttaacgtTCACATTATTTGTTGAGGGCCACTCAAAAGATGaactaaattaaattgtaaacgATAagtgttgaattatataataggCAGCGAACCAATGAAACCATATTGAAAGAGTTTTTACCAAATAGTAACAGTAGTTAAATTATCCCTAAGGATTGATAAATAACCCAAAAAAGATttgtcaaataaataataattaccatctttatatatatagccaaattttttaaaaactcctATAAATAATGAGATAATACATATAGGAGGACTTCATATAAAAGATTAGTttcaataactaattattaaaaaaaattaaatcagaTAATTAAGTCTCATTTGTTACTAGGAAGAAGACGGACATTGACTCAAGAAATTATTATCAACACTATTAAAAGGTGTATGAGCAACAAACGATTCACCAACAGTTGAGAGTATtattcaaacttaaaaaatcCGATTCAACTAAATAGGATGCcgaatcaaacaaaatataatatcaactcaaatttgagatgaataGATAAACGAGAGCCTgtcatatattataaaaataattagaaaagacTAAAGAAgtgatttttcaattttttaataacttttttttacataaagaaaagaaaatattgtgTAATTGTTTCTCTTTATTTAATACAATGAGATAGTTTTTAaactcaataatttaatttaattggaaaaaaatgaaaatttgattaaatttgttatgaataaaatgtatgattaaaaatattaaatatcctAATTGCAATGAGATCAATGTATGTGGCTCatgtttaaagaaaaaaaattgatcttttGAGAATGCTCTATTATATATAGACTATGTTGCAAAGGAAAATGAGGAGGAAGAGATGGAGAAAAAACAAAACTTAAGTGTTGTAATGCTACCATGGCTAGCTCATGGTCATATATCTCCATACTTGGAACTAGCCAAAAGACTCTCCAAAAGAAGCTTCAAAATCTATCTTTGTTCAACCCCAATCAATCTAACCTCCATCAACAAAAACCTCGTTCATAACTATTCAATCGAACTCATCGAATTCGAAATCCCATCTCAACCAGACCTACCTCCGCATTTCCACACAACAAACCGCCTTCCACTTCACCTACACAACTCTCTCATAACCGCAGTGGCCATGGCCAGCCCAACTTTCTCAAATCTcatcaaaaccctaaaaccagACATACTAATCTACGACTTCAACCAACAATGGTCTTCAACCCTCGCCGCCGCACTTAATATACCCTCCGTTCAGTTCATTACTGGGAGCCCAATCTTTTTTTCTCATGTCATCCATAGATTGAAGAAACCCACTGAAGATTTCCCTTATCCCGCCTTGAATCTTCCTGGAATTTATTGGAACAGGAAATTTCTAGAAATGTTTAAGCAGCATAAAAATGTTAGTAGCAGTAATTCGGTCATGGGTAGACCGTGTGGAATAATGTTCATGAAGAGTAGCTTTGAAGAGGTAGAGAGGAAATATATTGAGTATGGTTCAGAGCTGTTTGGAGTAAAGATTGTTCCAACAGGTATGtgcaattaattataaaaagagTTCTTGTATTATTCGTTAAAGATGTTACAACTATCAATTATTTTCCTGCAAGGTCCGTTGATTAAAGATCCAGAAGAAGACGATGATATCGAAAGTGAAATCATGGAGTGGTTAAACAGGAAACAGATATCCTCGACTGTGTTCGTTTCGTTTGGGACGGAGAACTTTCTCTCTAGAGAAGAAATAGAGGAAATAGCTAAAGGGTTGGAGTTAAGTATGGTGAACTTCATTTGGGTACTTAGATTTCCGTTTGGGGAGAAGATCTCCATTGAAGAAGCATTACCCATTGGCTTTCTTGAAAGGGTAAATACAGAGTCAGATAGAAGATTGGTGATTGATAAATGGGTATCGCAATCTAGGATTTTAGCCCACCCGAGTATTGGAGGATTTGTAAGCCATTGTGGGTGGGGATCTACTACCGAGGCTATGGCGTTTGGAGTTCCAATTGTGGCTATACCGATGCAGTTGGACCAACCTTTGAATGCGAGGCTTGTGAACGAGGTTGGTGTGGGAGTGGAAGTTGAGAGAGATGAGAATGGGAAGTTTAGTGGAGAAGAGATAGCAAAATTGATAAGGGATGTGATTTTAGGGGAGAATGGGAAGAACATAAGGGATAAAGCTGTGGAAATGAAAGGGAGAATGAAAATTGAAGGAGAAGATGCAATTGATGGAGTTGTGGAAGAACTCTACAAACTTCACCACAAAAATGTATGTATCAATGAAGAAAACAACTAGTTTTCTAtgccatatttttttttttttgctctcttacaaaaataaatgtttttattcataTCTCCTCACCTATCAATgcaattttataaagaaaaatttcaaTGTTTAAGAAATAATTCTCATCCAATTTATAAGAAGATGCTTCAACTTAATTTCAATTTGCATTGAACAAACCattagaacttgtttgatgttggttatttgtatttttaattgat is part of the Impatiens glandulifera chromosome 1, dImpGla2.1, whole genome shotgun sequence genome and encodes:
- the LOC124922084 gene encoding beta-D-glucosyl crocetin beta-1,6-glucosyltransferase-like; translation: MEKKQNLSVVMLPWLAHGHISPYLELAKRLSKRSFKIYLCSTPINLTSINKNLVHNYSIELIEFEIPSQPDLPPHFHTTNRLPLHLHNSLITAVAMASPTFSNLIKTLKPDILIYDFNQQWSSTLAAALNIPSVQFITGSPIFFSHVIHRLKKPTEDFPYPALNLPGIYWNRKFLEMFKQHKNVSSSNSVMGRPCGIMFMKSSFEEVERKYIEYGSELFGVKIVPTGPLIKDPEEDDDIESEIMEWLNRKQISSTVFVSFGTENFLSREEIEEIAKGLELSMVNFIWVLRFPFGEKISIEEALPIGFLERVNTESDRRLVIDKWVSQSRILAHPSIGGFVSHCGWGSTTEAMAFGVPIVAIPMQLDQPLNARLVNEVGVGVEVERDENGKFSGEEIAKLIRDVILGENGKNIRDKAVEMKGRMKIEGEDAIDGVVEELYKLHHKNVCINEENN